CAACACCCCGGTGCGTAATCCCCAAACCCCCATACAACAGCGTATGCATGCGGGGGGAGAGgaaccaagaaaaaaaatacacaactTCCTCACCATAGACGCCACCATATCGGATAATGACTGGATAAGTCGTATGGGAGTCCATGAGACTTCTGTAACTGTTGTGCACGCCTATAGAAGTGGCGGTGTGCCACATGACTTCGCTCCTCGTAAATGGTGTGACCAACACCCGCCCCAGCGGCACACCGGGCTAAAACAACGATATTTGCCGAGGCCGGGACCGGTACCTGATAAACGTTCTGAGAACCAAAGACCCGTTGGCACATCTGCACAAAGTCGGGATCGGATTTGGGAAGGTTAAACGCTGCAACGCCGATCGAGGAGAGTGCCGCGCGGCACaactgaagaaaaataagggacGACATGAAGGCGGGTGGATCGCTCCCGACAAAAAGATCCACAAAAAGCACGTCGTAACACGTCGCCGGTTGTACTTGGTATCGGGACAGCGGCTTATGCTGGTTTCCGTTAGTGGGAAAATCACCACCTTTGAAACTCACGGAAGTTCCAGAATGCGTGCGGCTAGAAACCAATTCATCAAAGGTACTATTACTCTCCCCAGTGCCAGTTGAAGATCCAACAACATCCTGAAGGAAGGCGGCACCGTCCTGAACATGACAAGTGACACTTCCGCCTTGCATTTTCTTGCGCATTCCCATGTCTTCAACTGCAGCCCGAAAGCACTGTTGCTCAGCATCAACTAGGTCCAGTCGCATAATGTCATGTGAGAAATGCTGCTGCAAGAAAGATGGAAGAGACCCTCCACCAACACCGAGGACAGCGACCCGCAGCCGAGGTAGCGGAGAGGGAAGTAGCAGCAGAGCACTAAGCATGATGCGCAGATATGGCGCACCTAAATAACTGGCGTCAGCGAGGCAGTTCATTGAGGCCGGTGCCAAGGGGTCGCAGCGAACAAGCGATTGTTGCGTGACTCGGTTGCTCCAGCGTCGCAACAAAGCGTCACTGTCATTTCGTACCTCATTATGTGACGTTTCAATAGTCATGGAGGTATATTTAACTGTACCCGGGGGCcaagaggaggaagcgaTGAACATTGAAGAGCCCACACGATTACCGACGGTATCTTCAACagcgtcatcatcatcaccgttGAAGCCCTTGACGCTACGGGTGGAGACGTCACCGCGAGGTGCGTGTGCATCACCCACAACTTCCCTCACAAGATACAACTCGTTGGCCTCTGCTACTGAATCACTGTGGCCAGCAGTGGTGTATGTTTCATTTGAAAAACATGCAAACAGCTTTTTCACGACCCCTCCTCTATCACTGTGTCCACAATTTCCATTTTCGGCATCACTACCGCGTGGCAGCAATGATTGTTCCCCTTGCCCCTTTTCCCGGACATAATGATTTGTTACAACAACATCATAACCCAAGAAGGTTTTGCAGGGGTACCGCGCATGCTCCTCCGAGTGCACAACATCCGCCTCATTAAAGAGTGGAATCTCTCTCTGCCGCAGCAGCGCAATTTCCCGGAAAATACCGATAGCAAATGTACCACCAACGCTCGCTGCAATAAACCCCCATGCACGAGCTCCCAGTGGTTTGAAAAAATAGGGCATATTGCCCTCCGGGAGATGTCGCCTAActtttcaaaagaaaaaaatagaggagcGGAAGTAAATATATGACAGCACATGTGCAGAGGAAGTTGTACGTAATTCAACTGATGGGGATAacacaagagaaaaacataGGTTAGTAACACCAACAGAAGCTTACAAACAACACGGCGatagatgaagaagagatggaagaagggaagaagggaaggagaaaaaacaaaaacaaaaacgccgCCGCACCGGCGTCAACAAAACCTAAAtaaacaaaggggaaaacgttTTAGTACCGACTGCACCAAACCCAAAACACATCAGTCGCCTTGTCCACTTCCAACAAGGCCTTCCACCGAGTAAATCAATTTACGTTCCTTAGACTGAAATGCATGGTTTCTCTTCTCACTACTTTTGGTCACTGTTGCATTTACCCAATTACATGACTTTTTTACCCCTCTCTGATTCATTTGTCGACGTTTCGTTCGGCTTCTCGTCATCCTTACGGACTCGCCACACGATGTTGTAATGCAGTTTTGAGAGCACCGCCATGGCTAAACGTAGCCAACCGTTAAGAAGAACTTGCAGAAGAAGCTCCAGCACATCAGTGGCCGGTTCCACACCCGCAACCATCCAACAAAGCAATTGCTTGTCAACACCCAAGCTTACGTCAAAACGATAGTGTTTGATGCTGTCGACAATTTGTTTTGCCATATCCAATGCGGTAACAGGTTCATCGCCAccgaaggaagaaagcgcaGTGCATTCCGGACTTTTTCGAATATTCTCCTGCTCGAAGCCGGGCGTGTAGACATCAGGTGGACTAATCACCTGGAACCGGACGCCACGGCAGCTGTTTTCCATATCCATGCTGTGGGCAAAGGCCCGAATAGCAGCCTTTGATGCGGCATAAACGGAATACCCGGCAAGTGGGCAGCGGGCCGCAAGGCTGCTCACAAATACAACGCGTCCGGCACGTTGCTCAAGCATGGAGGGCAGAACCATGCGCAAAACATTTACACAACCGAAAAAATTGACATCCATCATCCTTCGTGCCTCTGCAGGAGTAATGTCCACAAACCGAGCGGGAATAGAGAAACCTGCATTGCATACGAGAAGATCAAGATATTTCCCCCCAGCAGCAGTAACATCCTTCGACACTTTATCCATCGCTTGCTCCACTGAAACCTCATCGGCGACGTCCATAACGACGTATTCCACTTTCGTGCCGGTTACTTTGGCCTCTACTCGAAGTGCCTCAACACCGGCCCTCAGCGACTGTTCAtttctcgcggcaattattaCAACTCGTGCGCCCAGTTTGACGAGTTGCTTCGCCGTTTCCAAACCGATGCCCAAACTCCCACCAGTTACCAACGCACAGCAACCCTTTATGTGGAAGAAAGGCACTCGATGTACACTCCACCAGGCAGCAGCAAACACCAGCGCAATCAGCAGCGCACACACAAGAAATATAACTCCCATGGCAGCGACTCAAATAGGCGATGATGCTGGAAGTGGGAAGTActaggaaaaaaataaaataaaataaacttgGAACAGATAATAAATGCAAGCCTCCTAATAACCTAAATGGAATGCGCAATAGTTTCTTCGTTGGGTTTTAACCCGGCTCCTAATCTATGGGTATACAGAGGAAGCATGGTAGAAAGCAAACGGTGCAGGACACACTCGACaagagaaatatatatatttctttaaaaaaaaaaaagaaaagaggaggtgCGTACGTCTCTCTGATCAGAAAATAAAGTCAAAGTCGTGAGAAGATGTGAAAGATGAGTGGGTAAACACCTCCATCACATTCGCTTCGATGAGGAATAAACAAGGAAGCAGTAAGGGGTGCAAAAGAGGGAGCAAAAActaaaagggagaaagtgatgaaagaaatgatggaagTTGTCCAGAAACACTGGCTGAGCTACAAAACAGTGGTTTCCAGATGATTAAATCCGGCtcgtatttatttattttttttttcttggttccgtttcgtttcgtttggttttgttcccttttcccttttctcttttctttctcttttcttttcttttcttcaatttccctcctttactCTCTCTCC
This region of Trypanosoma brucei gambiense DAL972 chromosome 10, complete sequence genomic DNA includes:
- a CDS encoding short-chain dehydrogenase, putative; its protein translation is MGVIFLVCALLIALVFAAAWWSVHRVPFFHIKGCCALVTGGSLGIGLETAKQLVKLGARVVIIAARNEQSLRAGVEALRVEAKVTGTKVEYVVMDVADEVSVEQAMDKVSKDVTAAGGKYLDLLVCNAGFSIPARFVDITPAEARRMMDVNFFGCVNVLRMVLPSMLEQRAGRVVFVSSLAARCPLAGYSVYAASKAAIRAFAHSMDMENSCRGVRFQVISPPDVYTPGFEQENIRKSPECTALSSFGGDEPVTALDMAKQIVDSIKHYRFDVSLGVDKQLLCWMVAGVEPATDVLELLLQVLLNGWLRLAMAVLSKLHYNIVWRVRKDDEKPNETSTNESERGKKVM